GCTGAGTGATCATCTCGATCAATTCATAACAGGCGATGAAAGTTAGGATGATGCCTGCAATGGGTAACACCACGTTCCGGGAGAGGGCTTCGATCATAGCGAACACTCTCGGCTCAAAACTGGAGGGCTTGGTGCTCACCTGCTGGGCGATGTTTCCCACCTGCGTGTTCACATCGTCGAACAGACCGGAAAGGTTTGACATAATGCCTGCCGTCAGGATGCCTTTGATCCAGTCGGCAATGGCCTTGAGAACGGTTTCCATTCAGCAGTCACCGTCCTTAGCTGAAGTGGTTGATAAGGGTCTTGAGAAGATTCAGGAGAAAAATAATGTGGGTCAAAAACTGCATAAGACACCGCCTTTCATTGATGGGTGGATGTTCGTCAGCAATTCGCTTCCTATTATAATAAGGGCTGTTATCCACAGCAGAGATGGAGCGATTGCGTATTATGTACAGGCGGGAAACCCCGCCTGCGGCTCTTAGCCGAACAGACCAGACAGCAGAGGAATCAGGGTGATGCCCACCAGAGCGACACCGCCGCCAGCCATGAGCTGCTTCATGCCCTGAGACTTGGAGCCGGGGTTGTCGTTGCCATAACCTTCCAGCAGGTTGATGGCACCCCACACGCCGAGACCGGCACCCAGAGCGACAACCAGAGTCTGAAGAACTTCGATAGCAGAGTTAAAGAATTCCATAGTCGTTTCTCCTTTATTTTGAAAA
Above is a genomic segment from Faecalibacterium taiwanense containing:
- a CDS encoding Maff2 family mobile element protein; the encoded protein is MEFFNSAIEVLQTLVVALGAGLGVWGAINLLEGYGNDNPGSKSQGMKQLMAGGGVALVGITLIPLLSGLFG